Genomic segment of Syngnathus acus chromosome 10, fSynAcu1.2, whole genome shotgun sequence:
AATGTACGTTGCGTTGCGGCTGCGCTTCATTGGACCTCGTGAAAGTATTTTTGGGAAGGTCTTGGCCAGTTGCAAATAACGGTGGGGTTAAGTCAAGTTACATCTGAAAGCCAAACTTTCGAGGTCAAATCAAGTTCAGCCGCCAAGTTGAAAAAGCTCAACATCGCAAACTTTGCAGAGAGCGGCGGGCGCGTGGTCTCGGCGACTGGCACGACAAGAGCAGAAGGTGGCCGAcaggtgagggagggagggaggggctgcACCGCGTGACGACGGCTGGCCAAGCAGGTTAATAGCCCCGCCCATCAGACACAAAAACAGCCCGCAAAGgaagggtggggtgggggagaAAGGGCAGACTATCGGAAGGGGGGCTCAGGCGTGTGAAGGGAGAGTTCGGGGCGGCGGAGGATGGACTCCTTGCGCGTGGTCGGCGGCAACGGCGGCTCATACACCCTGGGCGTAGCAATGGCTGCGGCCACGGCCGctgcggtggcggcggcggcagggaCCACTGGCCTGAGGGCTTCCAGCGCGGCCACGGGCTGGCCGGACATGGCCGAGAAGGCGGTGACGGCCCCGGGGGAGGGGTAGGCGTACTGGAAGTGAGGGTACTGCTGCAACTGCTGGTAGTAGTCAGCATAGTATCTGCACGGGGCGGCAACAGGAACAGCGTTACAAACACGGCCGGCTCGCCTGAGCACACGCCCGCCCGCCGTTCCTTCCTCTCATcccaaaaatcaaaagtgACTGATTATTTGGCcgctgaaaacaaaaaaaattgccagtTGATTAGAAAGTTGCCTTTCACGACAAGTACGTTTGTCAAATTCCAGTCTGGTTCTTGTCCCATGGCTTCTGGTGTCCTCTTCAGCCACGTTGCTCAACTTGGGGGTTCACCGTTAACTTCCTTGTTCTGGGCTCTTTGCTTTCTTTCCATTGGTATGATCTGTCCATCCGTCAAATCACTGTCAGTCTTTCATATTTTGGGAATAACTTTTTGACAGTGGGGTACCAACGTCGGTGCGTAATGCGTGCGGAGGCTCGGGCGTTTTCTCATGCTGGCTCCGTTCTTACATCAGCAGCTGTAAACAAGCAGTACTTACCAATGTCATGGCTCACTCCAGGTTgccgcttttttcttttttctaaccTCTCCGTATTAGGAGCAGGAGTGAACAGAATGTTCTGGCCGCTCAGCAGCGGACCTTGTGAGCGGCGCAGTAACCTCCTAAATTTGAGTTTAGTAGCTGTCCCTGTCTCGTTGGCGTTCCCTCCGgcttcaaaagcaaaagcacGAGAGAGAGACACGATACAGTAGCAGAGACAGAACCAGGACGAGGCCGTCGTGGGGGGGGAATTAAAGAATTACGATTATTCTTTTTCCATTACGTCCAATCgcaattatctttttttttttttttttttaaagagccAATTTTAGCATCTGTACTGACAACTAAAGAAACTAGAGAGTAGttcaacattttattaaacatatgaagtatttttttttttttttggagacaaaatgaaaacgcTCAACatagaaaaatatgaaaacattttgttttctcaacAGTACAACATATGTAGAAcaagatcaaataaaaacagtaagCTAGTTTACAGTCTTGAGGGTTTTGGCAGGGAGACAAGACTGCAAAGAATCAAATTGGAATAGCCAAACAATGTCCACATCGAATTTGGGAGTAGTGATGCGGTGTTTACATCATTTAGGCCAGTCGGGTGCCAAAGCGGTTCTGACTGCGCTAAGAGCTAATCTTGGGTGGACACGTCCCTGATTGATAGATTGATCCCGATCTGGAGCTTCTCACCAAACTGGATTTCGGGTTCAAAATCCAACTCATTCCATTTTTAATCCTGTGTTTTTGGATCTGAGACTACATTTGgaaacaattgtttttgtgttggggtttaagaaaaaaatgaataaaaataatcagtcACCTTTTCATTTTGGGGGATTTGCCAAATGAAAGCGTCTGGATGAGCAACACGCAGGCAAACGAAGACGtggcggtcggtcggtcggtcggcgggcgggcggacgaCGTCCTACCTTGCCACGTGGTCCTCAGTCGCCTCTGACGCCGCCTCCTCTGCGGCGCGGCCAGCAGGTGTCGGGAGCAGGGAGCGCCGCGGTTTGGAGCGCTGGTAAATGAAAGGCTTCATGATGGGGTCCGGCAGGAGGGGAGCAGTCCGTCGGAGCGGGCTGCGGTCCCGTTCGCTAGActtggccgccgccgccgccgcctgctGCTCGGCCATCACTTGCTGGCCTTGAGCGAAATAATGGGCCTGTCTGGCCGCTTCAAAGATGGCCGTGGTGGGGTCGGCGGCGCCCATGGCGGTGATGTGAGCGTAGGCGGGCGATATCGCCGGCGCCACCGTGTAGGCGGGGTTGACCGCCGCCGACTGCATTTCTAGCCCCGGCGCCGCCGTTAGGTAGATGGGGTTGGCCATGCCCGGCGTGTAAACGGGCGTGGTGTAAGCCGAGGCGGCGGCATTGGCCGCCACCTGGCCGTAGAGGTTGGGCGCCACCGAGCTGTAGACCTGAGCGGCCCCCGACGTCAGCGCGGCCTGGTTGGCCACCGAGCCGTACAGCTGATTGGCCACGTTGGCGCCGTACACCTGACTGGCCAGGGCGCCGTAGA
This window contains:
- the rbm14b gene encoding RNA-binding protein 14b, with translation MDKGHTVKLFVGNLALDATQEELSSIFEPYGHVVSCSVLRQFAFVHLQGEGAAERAIRELNGREFRGRNLVVEESRGRPLHSTKVFVGNLSGMCTTEDLQQLFQTFGKVLECDKVKGYAFVHMENKEDALQAIEALHGTSFKGRPLSVELSKVQPSKQTPTGKIPCVNCGKQGHYAGECPVGKPTLEQYQSQAAVLAAAAAAAAGLPLQVQQSVHNSVYNTSTFDPTYAALTGITTGTRTDGNPVNPAVYGALASQVYGANVANQLYGSVANQAALTSGAAQVYSSVAPNLYGQVAANAAASAYTTPVYTPGMANPIYLTAAPGLEMQSAAVNPAYTVAPAISPAYAHITAMGAADPTTAIFEAARQAHYFAQGQQVMAEQQAAAAAAKSSERDRSPLRRTAPLLPDPIMKPFIYQRSKPRRSLLPTPAGRAAEEAASEATEDHVARYYADYYQQLQQYPHFQYAYPSPGAVTAFSAMSGQPVAALEALRPVVPAAAATAAAVAAAIATPRVYEPPLPPTTRKESILRRPELSLHTPEPPFR